One Plectropomus leopardus isolate mb chromosome 1, YSFRI_Pleo_2.0, whole genome shotgun sequence DNA segment encodes these proteins:
- the tox3 gene encoding TOX high mobility group box family member 3, with amino-acid sequence MDVRFYPTSGGNSIPGEPPNLDFAHCLGYYNFNKFQNNNNYMNMAEANGALLAAGDTFHTPSLGDEEFEIPPITPPPETESGLGLSEVDFPAMPEPPVPHRGPLIPQFPPQSLDLPSITISRNMMDQEGMSVNNGQPVNVGPGHLRQYPPNPAMVMKSIISMNSPNGMLSRNQLTTINQSQLNAQLSLNMAGPNITHTSPSPPASKSATPSPSSSINEDDQDESNRVIGEKRPAPIDPTKKPKTPKKKKKKDPNEPQKPVSAYALFFRDTQAAIKGQNPNATFGEVSKIVASMWDGLGEEQKQVYKSKTEAAKKEYLKALAAYRASLVSKAAAESAEAQTIRSVQQTLASTSLSPGLVLPSPLNQHASMSAASQALQQALPRAIAPKPLQMRLGGSQIVTSVTVSHQNMSSGMPPQMLGQMGAGGGMVAGAQSTAVSQMSPPMQPVQQHAMQQLQQQQQMQQHLQHHQMQQQQMHHQQIQQQMQHQHFQHHLQQQLQQHHMQQQQQQQQQQQQQQQQQQQQMQLQHMQMQHQLQIQHLQQQQQQQQQQQHQSQCSPPQHSPGTPHSVGGSASLGSPQPAPQQQPHPSQIQAHAQVLSQVSIY; translated from the exons ACTTTTCATACACCCAGCTTGGGAGACGAGGAGTTTGAGATTCCTCCCATTACACCTCCACCTGAGACGGAGTCTGGTCTGGGTTTGTCGGAAGTGGACTTCCCAGCAATGCCAGAGCCCCCTGTTCCTCACAGGGGTCCCTTAATCCCTCAGTTTCCCCCTCAAAGCCTGGATCTGCCCTCTATTACCATCTCACGCAACATGATGGACCAGGAAGGGATGTCTGTCAACAACGGCCAACCTGTG AATGTTGGACCGGGCCACCTCCGCCAGTACCCACCCAACCCAGCCATGGTGATGAAATCCATCATCAGCATGAACAGCCCCAATGGGATGTTATCACGGAATCAGCTGACCACCATCAACCAATCCCAACTCAACGCACAGCTGAGCCTAAACATGGCAGGACCAAACATCACCCATACTTCACCGTCACCGCCTGCCAGCAAGTCTGCCACACCGTCTCCCTCCAGCTCCATCAACGAAGACGACCAGGACGAAAGCAACAGG GTCATTGGAGAGAAGCGACCAGCCCCGATAGATCCCACAAAGAAACCCAAGACTcctaagaagaagaagaagaaggatcCCAATGAGCCTCAGAAGCCGGTGTCAGCTTATGCCCTGTTCTTCAGGGACACCCAGGCAGCTATTAAGGGTCAGAATCCCAATGCCACCTTTGGAGAGGTGTCCAAGATTGTGGCCTCCATGTGGGACGGTCTGGGAGAGGAACAGAAACAG GtttacaaaagcaaaacagaagcTGCCAAGAAAGAATATTTGAAAGCCCTTGCTGCATACCGTGCTAGCCTGGTTTCAAAG GCTGCAGCAGAATCAGCCGAAGCCCAGACTATCCGCTCAGTACAGCAGACCCTGGCCTCCACCAGCCTGTCCCCAGGCCTGGTGCTGCCCTCACCCCTCAACCAGCATGCCTCCATGTCAGCAGCTTCCCAGGCCCTCCAACAAGCCCTACCACGGGCCATTGCCCCAAAACCTCTGCAGATGAGACTAGGGGGCAGTCAGATCGTGACCTCAGTTACAGTCTCCCACCAGAACATGTCCTCTGGGATGCCACCGCAGATGCTCGGCCAGATGGGTGCCGGAGGGGGCATGGTGGCGGGCGCCCAGTCCACAGCGGTGTCTCAGATGAGCCCGCCGATGCAGCCGGTGCAGCAGCATGCAATGCAGcaactccagcagcagcagcagatgcagcagcaccTCCAGCACCatcagatgcagcagcagcagatgcatCACCAGCAGATCCAGCAGCAGATGCAACATCAGCATTTCCAGCACCACCTCCagcaacagctgcagcagcaccacatgcagcagcagcagcaacagcagcagcaacaacaacagcagcagcagcagcagcagcaacagatgcagctgcagcacatgcAGATGCAGCATCAGCTTCAGATTCAGcatctccagcagcagcaacaacaacagcagcaacagcagcaccagTCCCAGTGTTCCCCACCCCAGCACTCTCCTGGTACTCCCCATTCAGTGGGAGGCTCTGCATCGCTCGGCAGCCCCCAGCCAGCCCCACAGCAGCAACCACACCCCTCCCAAATCCAGGCCCACGCCCAGGTCCTGTCCCAGGTCAGCATTTACTGA